CCGCGGCGGCGGCGGCCTCGATCATTTTAGCGGCTACGTCCGCGTCGCCGCCGTGATTAACTCCCAATTCGGCGATGATAAAAGCGGGCTGTCCGGCGCCTATGGTTTTATTTTTTATCCTAACAATGTTTTGAAACGTCATTTGACACCTCGAGAATTTAAACTGCGATCCATTAAAACTTTCGCCACCCGTCCGGCGCCGGTGCCGTCGACAAGATTTAGGCCGTTGATGGACAACGTGGCCCTCATGTCCTTATCGGCGATGAATTTAGCCATTGAAGAAACAATTTCCTCTTGGAATAAACGATCGTACCGGCCGGCATAAAATGCCGCCTTCTCGCCGTGGACAAACCGGCCGATTCTGTCTTGGTGTTCATCAAGCGCCAAAAGAAGCGTGGGCAAACCAAGACACATCCTTTCCCACATGGAAACGCCGATGAGTCCCACGGCCCAATCGGCTTCCAAGATAAATTGTTCCATCCGCTGCACATTTTTTTCGATCCGGTAACGATGTTTCGCAGAACGGCAGGCTTCGGTAATTTGAGCGGCATGGCGATTATGGGGCCCGAGCACAAGCGTCACATCCAGCGGACCCGCATGATCGAGCCGCTCTAACGCCTGGACGATAATCGTCGTCAAATTTCTTGTATCTGAACCGCCCAAACTCACCAAAACGCGCGTTGCCCGGGAGCAATCCCTATGAACACCCGCATCCCGCAATAGCCGGAACTCCTCGCGCAAAAGCGTGTACGACGGTCCAAGCAGCAGATGGGCGCGATCGGAAATTTTGCCGCGATACTCCGCATCCGTATAGCCCGCGTTTTGATTCAAAATAATATCGGCCATCTCATTGCCCAACGCCTGATCGTCCATCACCATAAAACAAGAAGTCGCGCCGCGTAAAAGGCGATACTGCGGGACGCTAAAATCATAGCCATCCATAATCACGGCGGACCAGTGCGACCCGCCCACGGCTTCAGGAGCGATTACTTTAACTCCGCTTTGGGTTAGGACCTCTTTCCAATGGCCCTGGTCGCCGCTTAACGCAAAAACAACATCGGCCCGGCCGCCGATGGCTTGCGCCAAGGCCCGGCACCGGCTGACGTGCCCGGACCCGACCTCCGCCGATGCCGCGACAAAAAAAACGAAATTTGGAATTTCCCTGCTCATTAGACTATTCGCGATAATTATTCAGCAGCACGCGCCGATCTTAAAATACGGTTCCCATTCCTTAACGGCGCTAAACCCTTCGCCAAAATCCATCAACTCGCCCTGAAACCGGCAGAACCGTCCTAAGCGTACAGGCTGCGGTTCCCTCACCGATAAACATCCCAGCGCCAGCATCAACGACCACTCAACATCTTTAAAACCGCAAGCCGCCCGGGCCGCGGCGAGGCTGGAAAAACGCGGGTTAATTTCCAGCAATTTAACTCCCATGGCCCCCTTGCGCACCTGTATATTGACACTGCCGCTGATTTTTATCGACTTAGCGATATTGAGGGCATAAGCTAAAACATCCTCATCATCACTAAGTTCGGCGTACCAAGAATTTCCTCCGGGACCCAATGAACGGCGGAACGCGACGGCCTGAATAAATTCAGGAGAGCTGAAAACCCCGACTGAAAATTCTCCCTCTTTGTCGTCGACGTAAGCCTGTACCACGGGAGCTTGGAATTGAGCGATCTGCTGATCCAAGGCGGAGCGGTTTTCGATGACGCTGACCCGGCGGGATCCGCTGGAGCGGCGTTCCTTGATGACGAGAGGAAAGCCATAACGGACGATAAAATCATTAAGCTGACGCGGGTCGGCCCCGTCGGCAAAGGGAGCTACGTCAACATGCCGCGCCAAATTTCTAAAACACTCTAATTTATCCCCATGGATTTTGACGAAATCTCCATTTTGGGCGATAACGGGAATTTTCGAAGGCAATATCGGCGGCCCCGCCGGATTGAGGCCGGAAAGCGCGAAAATCTCCGGTTCGCTTGCGGGGATCACCGCGTCAACGCCGGCGGCCACGGATAAATCATTGAGAATTTGAATATAGTTCTCATCGCCGGCGGCGGGAACCTTATAGAACCGGTCGACGAAAGCGCGCCCCGCATGGCTTTCGCTCATATCGCATCCATAAAGCTCCATAGCTGGAGAGGCCAATCTTAAAGCCTTTGCGACCGCCTGCCCTAAATCAGCGCCAACCGCGGTTATTAAAACTGAGATCGATTTATTCATGTCCTGGAAAAAATATCACAAAGATACGGAATAGCCGCATTATGTTGACGCGCGTCCTCAATTAATTCGGCGGGGTCAAAGGGCACTCTGAAAATTTCCGCTTTATCAGACTCAACATCCACCGTCGCATAGGATGCCGAATTGCCGATATCCCTTGGTTGTCCCACCGATCCGGGATTAATGATTAATTTATCCCCGTGCCGCTTGATAAAAGGATAATGCGTCTGTCCCATCGCGATAACGCCGGAAGAAACCTCGTTGAAGCGGTCCCATCCCTTAAAGTCCGGATAAACGCGGCCTCCCAAAGGATCCCACGGCGCGCCATGAAAACAGGCCACGCCCGCGCCTAATTCCAAATTTTGTGATACCGGCCACGACTTCACGAGAGCTAGCGTCTCCTCGGACGCGCGCGATAAACTCCGGCTTAATGCCGAACCATACTTATCCCGGTAAGATTGCGGCGGCACCGATGCTTGAGACGCGCAATCAAGAAAAATCTGATCATGGTTGCCCCGGACGCCGACGATTCTTTTATCCCATAATGATACGCATTCTTCCACGAAAGGATAATGCCCGCATAAATCGCCAAGAAATAAAATCCGGTCAACTTCGTTAAGCAAAACATTCAACACGCGCTTAAAGGCCAAATGATTGCCGTGAATATCGGCGATCAGTCCCAGCTTCATGATAAGCTAACAACCCCTTGCTTAGCCCAATCGGGGATATCCGACCATAGATGGGACATATTGTCGGAAAACGATCTTACCCATGGACTTAATTGGGAACTGGGCGAATACACGATCTTGTCCTCCGTTGCGGCGTCATCGCTCCACTCCACTTCAAGCCGTGAGCCGGGCAACATTTTCAAGGTTCGCACGAACGCGGCCATATCGACCGTTTCGAAAGAAGCTCCCATAAACAATCCGGACATCGCATGAACGCCCGTCTCCAGAAGGCAACGGCTCGCGTCATAGGCTGAAATATAATTTCTTTTGCTATCGCGGCGCGCCGTGGTTTTGCCGCCTGCCTGCGGGCCGTTTAAAGCCAGTAATAATAACCTGTTCCAAAACAACGTGGGCTTCTCTTGCCAGCCAAAAATGCCGGCCAGACGGATCATGGCGGTTTTTTCAGGTTCCAATAAAAGCCGCCAAGCATGCTCGGCGGCTAATTTACCCAAGCCATAAAAAGAACCCGGCTGAGGAGGCGTTTCCAAATCAACTTCCGGGCCCAGCATATACACATTAACTCCGCCCGCCAACACGCAAAAACCAACGTTAGCCGCCCGCGCCCATTGAGCGGCGTTAACGGCCATGGCCGCGTTAATAAAGAATCCATCGGGAGTATTCCAATCAACCCATGCGGCCGCGTGAATTAAAACCGCGTTTCCAGGATTGGATAGATTAATCGTCTTGCGCAATTTCTCATCAGCGCCGCCGGCTCCCAAATCCAAACCGCCGGCACGGGGAGACTTAATGGGAATGATAACGGCATCCGGATATAATTTTCCGCAAGTTTTTACTAACTCCCGTCCCAGAAAACCCGAAGCGCCCGTAATAATAATTTCCAAGGTCCGGCTCATGATATGCCGACAGGCCTCTCCACTTTGGCTAATTTGCGCCCGGCGGCGTCTCGGTCCACATCGTTTAAACGCTTCGAGGATTTCCGAGAAACCCAATAATTTTCTATCACTAGAGCGTCGACACCGCAGGAGGAGAAGGTCTTAATCGCTTCCCGGGGAGTGCAGACGACAGGTTCTTGGATATTAAAAGAGGTATTTAAAAGCACGGGAACTCCGGTTAATTTTTCAAAGTGATCCAAAAGCTTCCAATACTTGGGATTGCTCGATGAATTAACCGTTTGCGGCCTGGCCGTGTTATCGACATGGGTGACGGCCGGGATCATATCGCGCTTTTCCCGGCGCACGGCAACGGCGATGGTCATGAAGGGAGCCTGCTGCTGAATTTCAAAATACTCAGAGGCTTTTTCTTCCTTCACGGAAGGCGCGAACGGCCTGAACAGTTCCCTTTTCTTGATCTTTTCGTTGATCACGTCGCGGATTGAATCGGACCGGGGATCGGCCAGGAAAGAACGGTTGCCCAAAGCGCGTGGGCCGTATTCCATTTTTCCCTGGAACCAGGCGACGACCCCCCCTTCAGAAAGCAATTTGGCCGTGCGGGCAATGAGCGCGTCGGTTTCCATTTTTTCAACGGTAAAACCGCTATAGCCGGACGAGGCTTGAGCAATATCAGAATCCTGAAACTCCGGCCCATATTGAGCGTGCGTGAGCGGTTCGGGGCGTTTTCCCGTCAACCGCTGATAAAGCAACATCGCGGCTCCGAGCGCCCCGCCCGCATCGTGGGGCACGGGCGGCACATAAATTTCCTCAAAAATGCCCTCGCTCAAAATTTTCCCATTGGCCTTGCAGTTAAGCCCGCAGCCGCCCGCAATGGAAAGTCTGCTCATGCCGGTCCTTTGGCGCAGCTCCTTGGACATGCCTAAGACGACGTCCTCAAAAGCCTGCTGAGCGGAAGCGGCGATATCCCGATGACGATCATTGAATTCAACCGTTTCACTGAGTTCCCTGGGCGGGCCGAAATGCCTTGTAAAAGAGCCTTGGAAATCTCCTTTTAGGGCAAGGATATAGTTCAACGCCGACGTATTGAGGCGATAGCGGCCGCCCGGTGAAGAGACCAAAAAATTCTCTCGTATCCATTTAGAGCCCGAGGGATCGCCATAGGGGCTTAAACCCATCATCTTGTATTCGCCATCGAGCATTTTAAACCCAAGATAACCCGTCACCGAAGAATAGTAGTGCCCAAGCGAATGCGGCAATAAATGCTCATCGATTTTTTCCATTGAGGATCCACGCCCGACCGCCCAGGTCGTGCAAGCCGCTTCACCGGCTCCGTCCATAATCAAAATCGCGCTGTCTTGGAATGAAGAAGCGTAAAAACAGCTGGCCATGTGGCAACTATGGTGGTCCAAAAAATGGACGTTTTTCGGAGTCGCGCCGAAACGCTTTGTTAAATTCCCTTTTGCCTGAAAGAGGCTCATCCAGCCGGAATCCTCGCCGCGGGCATCCGTAAAAACAGTCACTGCTCGCTGGGCCATCCGAACGAAAAATCGGGGATCTAAAAGAAGGGTTTTAATCAGAAGCTTGGCCCGGTGGCCCAATTGAAAAGGGTTCCAGTAAACGGCAACATGATCAATGTCGGCCAATGTCAATCCGCGCGTTCCCAAAACAAATTCAATGGCGCGATAAGGCAACCCCCCGTCATGCTTAATGCGGGAAAACCGCTCCTCTTCCGCTGCAGCGACGACCCGGCCGTCTTCCATTAAAACAGCCGCCGACTCAGTCATGGTCGAGAGCCCCAAAATATACATCTGTCTTTTAATCTCCGTTAATTGGATAGAACGGATTCCACCGGACAAAAATCATAATCCTCGGCAAGCTTAAGCAATTTCTCGCCGGCGCTGCTGCGGCCCATGCGGCGCATTTTATCGCCGGCCCGATGCAAGGCATAGCCGACCCCCATCGGGTACGCCAAGGGGGCAGCGGCAGGGTCAATGTCATAGGGGTGCAGATACACCATAGGGATAAATCCGAGCGTTTCGGCCCTCGCTAATAACCGGCGAATAATAAACAAAGGGAGCAAACGAAAATAAGTTCCCCCGATCACCGTAAGCCTCTTGGGGCCAAACCCGATGGAAGGCAAAGGCACTTCCACCAACGTGCCGCCGGCCCCGGTAACAGCGACGGTGCCTCGTTGACCATCCGGCATTAAACGGATTCGCCTGGAACTATCCACTTTGAAGCCGCAAGCGGACAACATTTCGCCAAACCAGGGGTCGCAACCATCGCTGCTGAAATGCGGCGCCCTGAATGAAACAACGGGCCGGCCCGTAACATCTTCAAGCGCGCGTTTGGCCCGCGTAATATCCAGTCGAAACCGCTGGGGGCCCAGTTGCCAAATGCGCATATGCTCATGCCCATGGCAGCCGACACGGTGCTTGGCGGTAATTAAACTCCAAACGGAGGATCGAAGCTCGGCGGCCAACCGGCCAACGGAAAAAAAAGTCGCGCTGGCTCCGCAGGTATCGAAAAGCTCTAAAAGCATAAGCAATTGGCGCTCGATCTCTTCGGGATTGGGAGGCGGGTAGTTTCCCAAATGATCATGCAATTGCTGGCGCCGGTAGTCTTCAAAGTCTACGGTTAAGAACGCTTTTCTTTTAGGCATAACGAAACGTTCAGGCTGGGTGACATTCGATGGTCATGACAACGTGCGGGTTCCACCAGAATGTCTCAAAACCGATCAATCGAAAATAAGAGTATCTTCTCATACTGGACAACACCGTTTCCGCATCTAAAGGGATTGAGTTGAATCCCAGGGTGAGCATGCCGCCCGGTCTCAGCAAGGACTTCTCGACGATTTGCCCGAAAAGTTTGTCCAACAAAAATACGATGCGGCGATCATAGTAGGGAAGATTCCACCAAATCGCATCATAACGCCCCTCAACCCGGTCTAAAACATCTGAATGAAACAATTCCAACGGCGCGGAATTCATTGAAGCGACTTTCCGGGAGCTGGTAATTTCATCCTCAAAAATAGAGGAGCCGGAAATAGATAATTCTGGAAAACGCTTTTTTAAGTAAATGCCCAAAATACCGTACCCGCCGACGCCGATCTCATGAACGCGCCGCCAAGAATGCCGCGCAGCCAAATGTTTCAGCCTGCGGCCGAGCAACAGAGTGGTCACATCTCCATAAGTAAGGACATATCCTTTCGCTTGATACTGGATCGGGGGCACCTGTATTCCAAAAATTCTCGGTATGAATTTATTTTTGAAAAACAGCCGATGAAACCATCCCTTCAAACGGGATTTATTAAGGCCGGCATAGCGCTTGGCATGCGCCCTCTGTTTAAGGAGCCTAAGATCAGAATCTAAGGTTTGCGTCATTAATCGCCATTGATCTGCGGAGATCGCCTAAGCTTTGATGATTTTCTCCCGGCCGGCTTTTACGTGGCTGGTGGCGTTGCGCGTGTCGATGATCAGCTGCGAACATTCCACGATCTGCTCATAATCGAAACAGCCGTGATCGGTGATAATCATCACCACGTCCATCTCTCTTAATAAGCTCTCGCTTAACGGCAAAGATTCCATGGTCAATTGATAATGCCGCAAATTGCCGAACGAGGGAATATGTGGGTCGCTGTAAGCAACACGGGCTTCGTATCTCATGAGAAGCTCAATAACTTTCAGCGCAGGTGATTCACGAATATCTCCGACGTCTTTTTTGTAAGAAACACCCAAAACCAAAACTTTGGCGTCCTTGATGCTGCGGCCCCGCTTATTGAGCGCTTCAACGGTTTTAGCCACGACGTATTGCGGCATGCCTGAATTGATCTCGCCGGCCAGCTCAACGAAACGCGTCACCATGTCATATTCCCGGGCCTTCCAGGTCAAATAAAACGGGTCGACGGGAATGCAATGGCCCCCCAAGCCCGGACCGGGATAAAAAGGCATAAAACCGAACGGTTTCGTGGAAGCCGCGCTGATAACGTCCCAAATATCGATCCCCATCCGGTCGCAAAGAATTTTCAATTCGTTGACCAAGGCGATGTTAACGCACCGGAAAATATTTTCAAGAAGCTTGGTCATTTCCGCGGCTTCAGGAGAGGCGACCAGCACGACTCTTTCCACGATTTGTTCGTAAAACGTTCGCCCCACCCGTTGGCATTCGCTGGTCACGCCGCCCACAACTTTCGGAATCTGCGCCAAGGCGAATTTGCCGTTGCCCGGATTTTCCCGTTCAGGAGAAAAAACCAAATAAAAATCTTTCCCGGCTTTAAGCCCGGTTTTCTCGAACTGCGTCAACAGTACTTCGGAAGTTGTGCCCGGGTAGGTTGTGCTTTCCAGGGAAATAAACTGGCCCGGCCTCAACGTTGCTTTGATCGCAGCCATCGTATTAACGATGTAGGAGAGATCCGGTTCCCGATACGGCGTCAACGGAGTAGGGACGCAGACCAGAATACAGTCCGCCTCGCCGAGACGCCCAAAATCTGCGGTCGCCAGAAGACGCTCTTGTTGAACCAGCTTGGCTATTAAATCGGACCCAATATGATTGATATAGCTTTGACCGCTGTTGAGCCGCTTGACCTTGTGCTCATCAATATCAAACCCAAGAACAGGAAAACCCATATCTGCGCAGCGGATCGCCAAAGGCAGCCCCACGTAACCCAAACCGATAATCCCGACAACGGCCTCGCGGGATTTGATTTTTTCGAGAAGCTGCGAAGATTGATGCCGATCGCCCGATGCTATATCTATAGTCGTCGTTTGATTGCCAGACGGCGCGGCTTGTTGTGTTACTGAAGAACCAGGTTGTAATCCCACGTTTAACACCCCCAACTAATAAAAAAATTCTTATAAACGATTTAAATTCTCAATAAGGAATTAGGGTAAAGAGTATAACAAAAGCGATAGGTCCCGAAGGGCAGGATGGTTTAAATTAAACAAAATTTAAGTCAGCGTGAGCATCTTGGGTTCCAAATAAGCGGACCATTCATCAATTTCAAGATCATTGCTTGAAACCCGGCAAATAGCCTGGGTCAAGCAGCGGGCCAGCCACAGGTCGGTAATCAAGGGAACGTCGTAATCAATGGCCCATCGGCGTATGAAAAAACCATCCGGGCGGCCTTGATCGTCGTATTCTCTCGTCACATTAATAACTAAATCAATTGTGCCGTTTTTAAGGCAATCAAGAGCGCTGAGGTATGAACTTTTGCCGTCGCCTTTATCCACAATAACGCATTCAATCCCTTCCTCAACCAGCATTTCAGCAGTGCCGGGGGTGGCATAAATGGGCAGGCCATATTTGGCCAACATCTTGGCTTCATCCGCAAAGCGGTATTTTTCTTCCATTTTTCCCAAGGAAAGAAGAACGCCGCGCTTCGGGTAGCGAAAACCGGTGGCCAGCAACGATTTTAATAGGGCCTCGTCACGGGTTTGGCCGAAACAAGCGACCTCGCCCGTTGAAGCCATCTCCACCCCCAAGATGGGATCGGCCCCGGTCAACCGGCGGAAAGAAAACTGGGGAGCCTTGACAGCCACATAATCCAGCTCAAGAGGATTTTTGAGAATGTGTTCCTTGGCAGGCACGCCCAACATGGCTCTGGTCGCCTCACGAATAAAATTAACCCCCATCACTTTGGAAACGAAAGGGAAGCTTCTGGAAGCGCGCAAATTGCACTCGATGACCTTGACCACATTGTGGCGCGCCAAAAGCTGCACATTAAAAGGCCCGGTAATATTGAGTTTTCCGGCGATTTGCTGGGCCAGGCGTTTGACTTGGCGAACGGTTTCAACATAAAGCTTTTGCGGAGGCAAAACCAAAGTGGCGTCGCCGGAATGAACGCCGGCGTCCTCGATATGCTCGGAAATAGCCCATAAAATCAAACGGCCCCGGTCCGCGACTGCGTCAATTTCAATTTCACGGGAATGGCGCTCAAATTGCGAAATAACAACCGGATGCTCCGGAGAAACGTTCGCGGCTTTAGTTAAATAATGGCGCAATTGGGCTTCGTTGTGGGCCACGCGCATGGCAGCGCCGGAAAGAACGTAAGAAGGACGCACCAAGACCGGATACCCCCCTAAAGTTTCCACCGCTTTATCCAGATCATCCAAACGGGTGGCAGAAAGCCACTTGGGCTGCTCCATGCCCATGGAATCCAATAACGCTGAAAACTTTTCCCGGTCTTCGGCCTGGTCGATGGACTCCGGCGGCGTTCCTAAAATGCGCACGCCGTGGCGATGAAGTTTTAAAGCCAAATTATTGGCGGTTTGCCCGCCCATGGAAACTAAAACGCCTTCGGGTTTTTCGACATCAACGATTTCGAGCACGGTTTCTAAAGTGATTTCGTCAAAAATCAGCCGGTCGCAGACATCATAGTCCGTGGACACGGTTTCCGGATTGCAGTTTAAAAGAATGGTTTCATAGCCTGATTCCTGGGCCGCCCAAGCCGCATTGACGCAGCACCAGTCAAATTCCACGCTTGAACCGATTCGGTAGCAGCCTGAGCCCAAAACTAAAATTTTGCGCCGGGAAGAAGAATCAGCGTCGCTTGCGCTCGCCGCGTAAGTCAAATAAAGATAATTCGTTTGAGCGGGATATTCGGCGGCTAAGGTGTCGATTTGCGCCAAATAGGGCCGCACGCCCAAACGCCGGCGTAATGATCTGATTCCTTGGGCCGATGTTTTTGTCCGCGAAGCGATGGTTTTATCGGAAAAACCCTGTTTTTTTATTTCAAGCAAAAACGCCCGGTCTAATTGATCCTCAGAAACTGTGGATAATTGTTTGTCCAGGGCCACGATGCGCTCGATTTCCGCCAGAAAAAACCGATCAATTTGAGTCAGAGAAGCGATTTCTTCAAAAGACGCGCCTTCCGCGAACGCCTTGGCAACGGCGAAAATGCGCAAAGGCGAAGGATGTTTAAGCTCAAAACGCAAATTGTCAAAATTAAAAATATAAGGATCAAGGCCGTCAACGCCGATTTCAAGCATGCGCAGCGCCTTTTGCAGGGCTTCGGGGAATGAACGGCCGACGGCCATGACCTCGCCGACCGACTTCATTTCCGTGCCGATCCTGGTATTGGCGCCGTCGAATTTCTGCAAATCCCAACGGGGGATTTTGCAAACAATGTAATCCAACGCCGGCTCAAAAAACGCTTTGGTCGTTCGCGTGATGGGATTAGGCAATTCATCCAAGCTGTAACCAAGAGCTAGTTTGGCCGCCATATAGGCCAAGGGATATCCCGTGGCTTTTGAAGCGAGCGCCGAAGAGCGGGACAAGCGCGCATTAACCTCAATAACGCGGCATTGGCTTGATTTGGGATCAAGCGCGTATTGAATATTACATTCGCCGATAATGCCCAGCTCACGGATCACCTTGATCGCGATGTCCCGAAGCGATTGATATTCTTCGTCGTTTAAAGTCTGCGAAGGAGCCACCACGATGGATTCGCCGGTGTGAATGCCCATGGGGTCCACGTTTTCCATGTTGCAGACCGTAATGCAATTGTCCCGGCTGTCGCGAACAACCTCGTATTCGATTTCTTTCCACCCATAAAGGCATTCTTCCACCAAAACCTGGGGCGAGCCGATAAAAGCGCGCTCCAGAGCTTGGCGGCATTGATTTTCTTCGTAGACAATGGCCGAACCCTGTCCGCCCAAAGAGTAGCCGGCGCGCAAAATAACCGGATAACCGATGGAATTGGCCGCTTCCAATGCCTCGTCAACGCCGGAACAGGCGCGGCTTGCGGCCGTTGATACGCCGATGGCCGCAAGACGATCGACAAAAATTCGACGATCTTCCGTCGCCAGAATGGCTTCGACAGGAGTTCCCAAAACTCGGACGCCCAAGCGCTCCAAAATTCCGGCGCGGGCCAAATCAAGGCCGCAATTTAAGGCTGTTTGACCGCCGAAGCTCAGCAGCAGGGCGTCGATATTTTCTTTGACCATGACTTTCTCGGCAAAATGAGGATCGACCGGAAGGAAATAAATGGCGTCAGCCATTTTTTCCGATGTTTGGACCGTGGCGATATTAGGATTGATTAAAACCGTATAGACGCCTTCTTCTCTTAGCGCTTTTAAGGCCTGGGAGCCGGAATAGTCGAATTCCCCGGCTTGGCCGATTTTTAAAGCGCCGGAGCCCAGGACCAGGACTCGTTTTGGTTTTGAATTGCTATTTTCTTCCGGCATGAATCTACACCAACAAGGCCTGCCGGGTTTCCCGGACCGTATCTAAAAAGGCGTCAAATAAAAAAGCGGTGTCCCTTGGACCGGGCGCTGCTTCCGGATGAAACTGAACCGAATAAAAAGGAAACGAGCGGTGGCGAATACCCTCATTGGTCCTGTCATTAAGATTGACAAACCATGGTTCCCAATCTTGAGATAAGGAAGCGGGATCAACGGCGTACCCGTGATTTTGGCTGGTGATGTAGCAACGACCGGTGGTCAAATCTTTGACCGGCTGATTTTGGGAGCGATGCCCGTATTTGAGCTTATAGGTTTTGGCTCCGGCAGCCAAAGAAAGCAATTGATGGCCCAAGCAAATGCCGAAAACCGGAATCTTGCGCTCGAAAGCCAAGCGCAGACGATCGGCCAAGTCTTTTAAATCAGAAGGGTCCCCGGGTCCGTTGCCGATCACAATGCCCTGGACATCCTGAAGTATGGATTCCCAAGGACGATAAAAAGGAACGCGCAGAACAGAGGCGCCCCGGCGCGTTAAAGATCGAATAATGCTTTCTTTGATCCCGGCATCGATCACCAAAATAACGGGGCCTTTGCCTTCATAGCGAATCATTTCCGGCCAAGCCGCGTCTTTGGCTGCCTGGCTCATATCAACGCCTTCCACAGGCTCATGATCGCCGGCCCGCAGCGCGCCTTCTAAAGTGCCGTGTTCTCTCAAACGTTTGGTTAGCTGCCTGGTATCGATACCTTCAAGCGCGGGCACGCCTTCGGATTGAAGCCATTCGGAAAGGCTGCGCACGGCCTCGTAATGGCTGTGGCTTTGGCTGTA
This window of the Elusimicrobiota bacterium genome carries:
- a CDS encoding ATP-grasp domain-containing protein, whose product is MSESHAGRAFVDRFYKVPAAGDENYIQILNDLSVAAGVDAVIPASEPEIFALSGLNPAGPPILPSKIPVIAQNGDFVKIHGDKLECFRNLARHVDVAPFADGADPRQLNDFIVRYGFPLVIKERRSSGSRRVSVIENRSALDQQIAQFQAPVVQAYVDDKEGEFSVGVFSSPEFIQAVAFRRSLGPGGNSWYAELSDDEDVLAYALNIAKSIKISGSVNIQVRKGAMGVKLLEINPRFSSLAAARAACGFKDVEWSLMLALGCLSVREPQPVRLGRFCRFQGELMDFGEGFSAVKEWEPYFKIGACC
- a CDS encoding NAD-dependent epimerase/dehydratase family protein: MSRTLEIIITGASGFLGRELVKTCGKLYPDAVIIPIKSPRAGGLDLGAGGADEKLRKTINLSNPGNAVLIHAAAWVDWNTPDGFFINAAMAVNAAQWARAANVGFCVLAGGVNVYMLGPEVDLETPPQPGSFYGLGKLAAEHAWRLLLEPEKTAMIRLAGIFGWQEKPTLFWNRLLLLALNGPQAGGKTTARRDSKRNYISAYDASRCLLETGVHAMSGLFMGASFETVDMAAFVRTLKMLPGSRLEVEWSDDAATEDKIVYSPSSQLSPWVRSFSDNMSHLWSDIPDWAKQGVVSLS
- a CDS encoding N-acetylneuraminate synthase gives rise to the protein MTFQNIVRIKNKTIGAGQPAFIIAELGVNHGGDADVAAKMIEAAAAA
- a CDS encoding carbamoyltransferase translates to MTESAAVLMEDGRVVAAAEEERFSRIKHDGGLPYRAIEFVLGTRGLTLADIDHVAVYWNPFQLGHRAKLLIKTLLLDPRFFVRMAQRAVTVFTDARGEDSGWMSLFQAKGNLTKRFGATPKNVHFLDHHSCHMASCFYASSFQDSAILIMDGAGEAACTTWAVGRGSSMEKIDEHLLPHSLGHYYSSVTGYLGFKMLDGEYKMMGLSPYGDPSGSKWIRENFLVSSPGGRYRLNTSALNYILALKGDFQGSFTRHFGPPRELSETVEFNDRHRDIAASAQQAFEDVVLGMSKELRQRTGMSRLSIAGGCGLNCKANGKILSEGIFEEIYVPPVPHDAGGALGAAMLLYQRLTGKRPEPLTHAQYGPEFQDSDIAQASSGYSGFTVEKMETDALIARTAKLLSEGGVVAWFQGKMEYGPRALGNRSFLADPRSDSIRDVINEKIKKRELFRPFAPSVKEEKASEYFEIQQQAPFMTIAVAVRREKRDMIPAVTHVDNTARPQTVNSSSNPKYWKLLDHFEKLTGVPVLLNTSFNIQEPVVCTPREAIKTFSSCGVDALVIENYWVSRKSSKRLNDVDRDAAGRKLAKVERPVGIS
- a CDS encoding YfcE family phosphodiesterase; the encoded protein is MKLGLIADIHGNHLAFKRVLNVLLNEVDRILFLGDLCGHYPFVEECVSLWDKRIVGVRGNHDQIFLDCASQASVPPQSYRDKYGSALSRSLSRASEETLALVKSWPVSQNLELGAGVACFHGAPWDPLGGRVYPDFKGWDRFNEVSSGVIAMGQTHYPFIKRHGDKLIINPGSVGQPRDIGNSASYATVDVESDKAEIFRVPFDPAELIEDARQHNAAIPYLCDIFSRT
- a CDS encoding nucleotide sugar dehydrogenase → MASGDRHQSSQLLEKIKSREAVVGIIGLGYVGLPLAIRCADMGFPVLGFDIDEHKVKRLNSGQSYINHIGSDLIAKLVQQERLLATADFGRLGEADCILVCVPTPLTPYREPDLSYIVNTMAAIKATLRPGQFISLESTTYPGTTSEVLLTQFEKTGLKAGKDFYLVFSPERENPGNGKFALAQIPKVVGGVTSECQRVGRTFYEQIVERVVLVASPEAAEMTKLLENIFRCVNIALVNELKILCDRMGIDIWDVISAASTKPFGFMPFYPGPGLGGHCIPVDPFYLTWKAREYDMVTRFVELAGEINSGMPQYVVAKTVEALNKRGRSIKDAKVLVLGVSYKKDVGDIRESPALKVIELLMRYEARVAYSDPHIPSFGNLRHYQLTMESLPLSESLLREMDVVMIITDHGCFDYEQIVECSQLIIDTRNATSHVKAGREKIIKA
- the pseG gene encoding UDP-2,4-diacetamido-2,4,6-trideoxy-beta-L-altropyranose hydrolase — its product is MSREIPNFVFFVAASAEVGSGHVSRCRALAQAIGGRADVVFALSGDQGHWKEVLTQSGVKVIAPEAVGGSHWSAVIMDGYDFSVPQYRLLRGATSCFMVMDDQALGNEMADIILNQNAGYTDAEYRGKISDRAHLLLGPSYTLLREEFRLLRDAGVHRDCSRATRVLVSLGGSDTRNLTTIIVQALERLDHAGPLDVTLVLGPHNRHAAQITEACRSAKHRYRIEKNVQRMEQFILEADWAVGLIGVSMWERMCLGLPTLLLALDEHQDRIGRFVHGEKAAFYAGRYDRLFQEEIVSSMAKFIADKDMRATLSINGLNLVDGTGAGRVAKVLMDRSLNSRGVK
- a CDS encoding methyltransferase, whose translation is MTTLLLGRRLKHLAARHSWRRVHEIGVGGYGILGIYLKKRFPELSISGSSIFEDEITSSRKVASMNSAPLELFHSDVLDRVEGRYDAIWWNLPYYDRRIVFLLDKLFGQIVEKSLLRPGGMLTLGFNSIPLDAETVLSSMRRYSYFRLIGFETFWWNPHVVMTIECHPA
- a CDS encoding DUF3473 domain-containing protein, whose amino-acid sequence is MPKRKAFLTVDFEDYRRQQLHDHLGNYPPPNPEEIERQLLMLLELFDTCGASATFFSVGRLAAELRSSVWSLITAKHRVGCHGHEHMRIWQLGPQRFRLDITRAKRALEDVTGRPVVSFRAPHFSSDGCDPWFGEMLSACGFKVDSSRRIRLMPDGQRGTVAVTGAGGTLVEVPLPSIGFGPKRLTVIGGTYFRLLPLFIIRRLLARAETLGFIPMVYLHPYDIDPAAAPLAYPMGVGYALHRAGDKMRRMGRSSAGEKLLKLAEDYDFCPVESVLSN